A single Amphiura filiformis chromosome 19, Afil_fr2py, whole genome shotgun sequence DNA region contains:
- the LOC140140852 gene encoding uncharacterized protein: MLLMITLYALICRTSAQLIEAPQSTEVIEGGTVKFTCKVHQPRVDVDWLIALRTRNDLIRTSADRSSHVSIPLNFSPWLHGQFSTTVHVNNGVHTYNLYIEDVTFEDGNFMIACAYRHTDNSHENLDDQFVYLTVYPRPTAQSKTNIIFIIDEDESTSTRQSIWNTTESIPLNTTSTPCCNVTNANYRITTKLVVSVTVTGISALLFLIILGLFVSRKFSIRKKLPHHEYATTITRTGNHQQSNPESGNLNVHNSHNNCAKMRSQPLDTEHDDIHADDNNNNGRDFTISEQSVSSLISRFSAVNQQSDENVNFNIQNSENNGRHCPMNSPQLDHSDGSVMNDEGIANSNRCATQQSHGHDNVNVGIPNTAGNSRPSQQSHEYDNPNIGITNTAGNSRPSQQLHEYDNPNIGIPNTADNSRPNQQSHEDNNANFGITNTTSNSRPLITNHDEYDNVNIGNPNFKVPFYSQSDHAYDNVTIGNDSSSSNRRNSNHVYDNANIPKNQRSKSSPTTQYVIPNIVNTTSGNSRPCVPVNTASSGNSRPIGPVSATTSGSSGPCGPVSTTTSGNTWPCGPVNRPYQDLLKDQIGRNTLSIIGYHGYMPLKPRGTYQRKMDPDEPNYLIV; the protein is encoded by the coding sequence ATGCTTTTAATGATTACTTTGTATGCACTTATCTGCAGAACAAGTGCACAACTCATAGAGGCACCTCAGAGTACCGAAGTAATCGAAGGAGGGACGGTCAAATTTACTTGCAAAGTTCATCAACCAAGGGTAGATGTTGATTGGTTGATAGCCCTGCGCACTCGAAATGATCTAATACGCACCTCTGCCGACCGTTCGTCACATGTTAGTATCCCATTGAATTTCTCTCCATGGCTTCACGGACAATTTTCCACTACAGTACATGTTAACAATGGAGTGCATACATACAATCTGTATATTGAGGATGTCACATTTGAGGATGGAAACTTCATGATTGCTTGCGCATACAGACATACAGATAACAGCCATGAAAACTTAGATGATCAATTTGTGTATTTGACAGTATATCCACGGCCAACAGCACAATCAAAAACGAACATAATCTTCATAATTGATGAGGATGAGAGCACTAGCACTAGACAGTCCATTTGGAATACTACTGAAAGTATTCCACTGAACACTACCAGTACTCCATGTTGCAATGTGACTAATGCTAACTATCGCATCACAACAAAACTAGTTGTATCGGTCACCGTAACAGGTATTTCTGCTTTGCTCTTTCTGATCATCCTAGGCCTGTTTGTTTCTCGCAAATTTTCAATCAGGAAAAAGCTCCCTCATCATGAGTATGCGACAACAATCACAAGGACTGGAAATCATCAGCAATCAAACCCAGAGTCTGGCAACTTAAATGTTCACAACTCCCATAATAATTGCGCTAAGATGCGAAGTCAGCCATTGGACACAGAACATGATGATATCCATGCTGacgataataataacaatggcaGAGACTTTACTATTTCTGAGCAATCAGTGTCATCACTTATCAGCAGGTTCTCAGCTGTAAATCAGCAGTCAGATGAGAATGTCAACTTTAATATTCAAAACTCTGAAAACAATGGCAGGCATTGCCCTATGAATAGTCCACAATTAGACCATTCAGATGGCAGTGTAATGAATGATGAAGGAATAGCCAACTCCAATAGATGTGCAACCCAACAATCACATGGACATGATAATGTGAATGTTGGTATTCCCAACACTGCCGGTAACAGCAGGCCAAGCCAACAATCGCATGAATATGATAATCCAAACATTGGTATTACCAACACTGCCGGTAACAGCAGGCCAAGCCAACAATTGCATGAATATGATAATCCAAATATTGGTATTCCCAACACTGCCGATAACAGCAGGCCAAACCAACAATCGCATGAAGACAATAATGCAAATTTTGGTATTACCAACACTACCAGTAACAGCAGGCCTTTGATTACAAACCATGATGAATATGATAATGTTAACATTGGTAATCCTAATTTTAAAGTTCCGTTCTACTCACAATCGGACCACGCATATGATAATGTGACCATTGGTAATGATAGCTCCAGTAGCAACAGAAGAAATTCAAACCATGTGTATGACAATGCTAATATCCCAAAAAATCAGCGTAGCAAAAGTAGTCCTACAACCCAATATGTTATTCCTAACATTGTCAATACTACCAGTGGAAACAGTAGGCCTTGTGTACCAGTCAATACTGCTTCCAgtggaaacagtaggcctattggtccAGTCAGCGCTACTACCAGCGGGAGCAGTGGGCCTTGTGGACCAGTCAGTACTACTACCAGTGGAAACACTTGGCCTTGTGGACCAGTCAATCGTCCTTATCAGGACCTACTGAAAGATCAAATTGGAAGAAATACATTAAGCATtattggttaccatggttacatgccTCTCAAACCACGTGGGACATATCAGAGGAAGATGGACCCAGATGAGCCAAATTATCTTATTGTATAA